Proteins from a single region of Mustela erminea isolate mMusErm1 chromosome X, mMusErm1.Pri, whole genome shotgun sequence:
- the LOC116583575 gene encoding zinc finger protein OZF-like — MAEAGGQTATDPNRNIVTFEDVCIYFSPEEWELLDEAQKRLYCKVILENFLLVTSLGLPISRYHLIPQLLSVREHGVPANVAIAPAGAGRVRGSHSPCHRVENEGASSEQGVSVRESQGKILSVGPSIQKNHPCNTCDPILKDILHLSEQQVTTSLGPHSHPCGSCGRTFWVTVNTDQIPKQESEEVPRRKKDQDSFVKSYRSYKSENAFTCKEDEKDFVASSRLVQHHATTDEKPCNSIQCEEALHTGQKDYKCSECGKAFSTRGKCVRHQKIHSGEKPYECNDCGKSFACNSNLQIHQRAHMGSRSNECAECGKSFVRKSHLIQHQRIHGGAKPYECSECGKAFGRKDTLTQHQKIHSGERPFMCSRCGKAFLRKDALAEHQKSHTGERSYECDRCGKFFSHSSYVKIHKRIHSGAKPYVCGECGKAYVSHSQLLQHMKVHTTARLMDEVNVGNSLVTKPTSSCTGDITPEQSRMCSANMGGPTEGPPTGLGT; from the coding sequence ATGGCGGAGGCTGGCGGACAGACCGCAACGGATCCCAACCGCAACATTGTAACCTTTGAGGATGTGTGCATATACTTTTCCCCAGAGGAGTGGGAGCTACTTGATGAAGCTCAGAAACGCCTATACTGTAAGGTGATACTGGAAAACTTTCTACTGGTGACCTCACTGGGACTTCCAATTTCCAGATATCATTTAATTCCCCAACTACTGTcagtgagagagcatggggtTCCTGCAAATGTAGCCATAGCtccagcaggggcagggagagtcaGGGGGAGCCACAGCCCTTGTCATAGAGTAGAAAATGAAGGCGCATCTTCTGAGCAGGGTGTTTCTGTAAGAGAGTCACAGGGGAAAATTCTCAGCGTGGGTCCTTCCATCCAAAAGAACCACCCTTGTAACACGTGTGACCCAATCTTAAAAGACATTTTGCATCTGTCTGAGCAGCAGGTAACAACATCCCTTGGGCCTCACTCACATCCATGTGGGTCATGTGGAAGAACCTTCTGGGTCACTGTCAACACTGACCAGATCCCAAAGCAGGAGAGTGAAGAAGTCCCCAGGAGGAAAAAAGACCAAGATTCCTTTGTGAAGAGCTACAGAAGCTACAAGTCAGAGAATGCCTTCACTTGCAAAGAGGATGAGAAGGACTTCGTGGCCAGCTCAAGACTTGTCCAGCACCATGCCACTACAGATGAGAAGCCATGCAACAGCATCCAGTGTGAGGAAGCCCTTCACACTGGACAAAAAGATTAcaagtgcagtgaatgtgggaaagcttttAGCACCAGAGGCAAATGTGTTAGGCACCAGAAAATCCACTCTGGAGAAAAGCCTTATGAGTGCAACGACTGTGGGAAATCTTTTGCCTGCAACTCCAACCTCCAAATACACCAGAGAGCTCACATGGGATCAAGGTCTAATGAGTGTGCTGAGTGTGGGAAATCTTTTGTCAGAAAATCTCATCTTATTCAGCACCAGAGAATACACGGCGGAGCAAAACCTTatgagtgcagtgaatgtgggaaagcctttggCCGAAAAGACACACTTACTCAGCACCAAAAAATTCACAGTGGAGAAAGGCCTTTTATGTGCAGCCGATGTGGGAAAGCCTTTCTCCGTAAAGATGCGCTTGCTGAGCACCAGAAAAGCCACACTGGAGAGAGGTCTTACGAGTGTGATAGATGTGGGAAATTCTTTAGCCACAGTTCCTACGTTAAAATACACAAGAGAATTCACAGTGGAGCGAAACCTTATGTGTGCggtgaatgtgggaaagcctatGTCAGTCACTCCCAGCTTCTTCAACACATGAAAGTTCACACCACAGCAAGGCTTATGGATGAAGTGAATGTGGGCAACTCTCTGGTGACAAAGCCAACCTCATCATGCACCGGAGACATAACACCAGAGCAAAGCCGTATGTGTTCAGCAAACATGGGAGGGCCTACAGAAGGCCCTCCCACTGGGCTTGGCACATAA